The genomic DNA AAATTCAAACCGTTAAATTACTCACTTGCATGACGTTTATTATCTCTCCATGTGAAGAAAGACTACACATTCTGCCTCCTGTCTTAACTCTTGTACTCAAGTCAGAGAGCCTGGTCATTTTCAGGCCTTTGTTGGTACCCCCAACAACAGTCAGGCAGGGCATTGTAGTGTTCATTGTTCTGACACACATTTCTCACTCTCTGTAGGCCTGACTGTAACTCTGACTGTATTTTATATCAGCAATGCCCTACTGAAATTCCTGTTTTTGATTCTTGTCTTTGTTGTCTGGGTTCatgtttctttttcattttctgttgTACCTTAAGAGGAAGTGTGCAATACACTGGCACATTCTCACACTGTCGTTTCACATCAGCCTTGATGCTAATTCAGGGATCTGCGACACTGGAGACTTTTCTTGTAAGCAGACAAGCAATGGTGTaaaggaaatgaaaaaaaaagacacagaaaCAGGCCTAAGCCAGACCATAATACTCAACttcacccctcccccctccccccacgcCTGGCTACCAtgcctccacccctccccccgcCTAACAACGTAGACATCCCATAATAAGCAGAGCAACtagcaccccctcccccactgccAGTCCATAATAATCGGAGAGTGCTCCTGAGTGCTAATTCACACTACATGTTTGAACTGTACATTGCGCCATCTCAGACCTGCTGCTGTGGCCTCACAAAGCAAGACAGTTCATACCAGAGAGGGGTGATTGACTGCAAAAAGACCTCTTCCAGTTGATTTACCAAGGAGAGAGAACCCCCGTCAATGCTGCTCATCTGTTTGTCGACAATTATAGGATAAATCTGGTCAAATCCAAACAACACATTCAAAGTATAGCTCCACTGTGTTACAATGGTAAAAATATGAGACATTAGTGCAATATATTGACTTTTGTAGCGATGTGTAATCATGGACCTGAACATGAAATGCTTAAGGTGACTAAATTAGTAGAAAGCTCTGTGTCAAAAATGTCACTGTAGTGTATATGCACTATGCCAAAAAGAGAACAGGGAAGCTGTTTCCATCATTTctcatgcataggctacacatttatTGGTGCCCCCCCCTTCCCATTCCATACAAGGACACGTTGTGACAAAACAAAGAACATCCCATAATATGCCTTGCCAGTGACGCATAGCAACCAGTCAAAGGTGTAGTGGAAGCATATGCATCTATAGTGCAGATACACTGATTCAGTATATCACTGTAGAGATGCCATGCTGACTTCTATTTTGGATTATTTGTAATGTCAGTGCTTTCAGCAGTTTATGTAGCTTTAAGGTatgttttgtagcctatgtgatgGACTATGTGATGTACAGCAGACAacacatatcacacatcatgttAAAAAGTGaggggggggaaaaaacaagggAGAAAAAATGTGATTTTGGGTTGCTATCTACAccctacacccccacccccaccctgttACCAATGGCAACCTACATATAATGAGGTCAGATGGCCATCCAATAATAATCAGTACACAGTGTGACTCAGGCATGTGTGGGCCACTAAGCCATGTCTACAACACCATCTCTGGCCACCCGCTTCTTATATTAATACCTCCGCTGAAGTTTGCAAGCTTGCAAAGCTCCAGCCAAGTTCTGGACAAACAGACAGGACAGGCTCTATTGAAAACCCAATTTAGTCTGGAACTGTTGTATTCCTTTTCCAAGAACATAGTGTTTGGTATGTACCACTTACATGAGTGTGGGTAACAGGGTGCAGGCAAGGGCACCAATGTAAAATGAATGACGTACAGATTATGCTTGATTTACAGACCATATCCTTTAgtatagagaaacacacattaTTTGAATACGTATATGTATCTGTTACATTTAGGAGGTATTCTGTACCTACAACAAAGTCAAGAGGTACAAAGATGAAGTTATATAGAATGTTGGGGTGAGGAACAGTGACAGTAACTGCTTTCCCCCCCTTTTTAGTTCATATTCAGTTCAGTAGCAAATTTTCAGCTCTAAAAGCATTTCATAATAAACcagaactctctctttctggcccATAACTacaatatattttctaaaactCTTGTCAGGTCTCTTTTGCCATCTTAGTCTTTCTGTaatacttatttatttactacAGCACCCCCAATACTCAAGACCTCCTGAGAATTGAAGAGCAAAAGCAAAAAGGAAAAACTCATAACACATTTGTTTAAGCAAACCCATTACACAGATATTACAATCCAACTGAAGCATAACTATAAACCTTAATGTCCATCAAACGTCATTGACGAGTATTGATGATATTGGGAGTAATGGTAGATAATTACATATGCCTGTTATAAAATGGATCCATGTCCacataaaaacaatatttataAGCATTCTGGTTCTGAAATAAATGAGTGGCATTTTCTGTCAAATGCaccaatacattttttttatctgagGACACAAGAATCAACCTGTGCAAATAATGAAAACAATCTCTTTCCTTTGTCCTTTTCATTATGAACCCAGCAACAATAACAATCCGCAATGCAGTGTTATCACATTCTATTAAGAACAATAATTTAAAGGCAGCATGATTTtttcagaaacaaaaaaaaaaaaaatccctctgCACTGCAGTTAAGCAAGCAACCATTTAACATGAATATAGGTCAATGGATTATGGACTGTCTGAAACCCAATAAAAGAGCCCCCTCTGCTGGTGAAATCGTGGAATGGCAGTGAGAAGGAACAAGCTGATAACCCTGGCAGCAGCTGAGCATACTCAATATGGACGCAAGTGCAAGTCCGATCACACCCGTTTTCCAGATGAGCTGCCCATCTGACCTGATTGAGCTCTCGACAGAGCAGCGGGTAGCATCGCTACAGCACAGTAGCAGGGTGGCAGGGTCAAACCTTATTCATGGTTAAGAGGCCCTGGAGAACTAAGATTCATTTGATTGCCCCTTACATAAGCTATAATCAAGTTGGGTCAAGTTACAATGGCCAGTGATTaaaataagcctttttgtatTGACATAAAATCATACAAAAATAATTTCATAATCTAAGCTTTGCAGGAATTATAACTTAAATTTGCAGttttattcattatttaatttattactTTTACTTTGGTTCTGCCATTTTAAGGATGAAGTCAACTTCAGGCAGCCACTTAACATGCTGATATTTTGCAGGGATGTTCCAAAAACTGAGAAACTGTACAGTATGGCAGTGTATTTACTgtaattcaaaataatttggaaGAAGACTTTTCATGGAGAATGGTTCAGTTAACAGTCTTTTATTATACATTCCACCATTTCAAACACCTCCTGAAAGATTCATCATTGTCACATGGAGTCATTATTGCATTCTCATTAAtcataacaacaaaaacctatTAGATGACTGGAGtagaacagtttgttatgaaaaaaaaaaaaaaaaaaaaaaaactcagcaaTGGAGTGGCACCCAAAATGTTGGCACAATATGAAGCAATTcagtaatattaaaaataacaataaaaaaaactcaggTTTGAAAATAAAATTGCAAAAAACATCCCCGCTGTTTAAAAACAATACTCAAGTTATTATTAATACACGATAATTCTCCACAGCGATCGTAAGAATGTAGAGGTTCAGTTCATTCTCTCGCCTGCAGGAGGCAGAGGAGGTAAGAAGCACTTTTGAGTTCCAGTTTTTGTTGCAGCTGACACACAAGTGAAAAAATGGCCACTTTATTGATCAtcttttcattttgtttctttttgcttGTTTCTCTTCGTTCACCATGCCAGTTAGGCCTAGTTAAgggatgctggtgtgtgtgtgtgtgtgtgtgtgtgagtgtgtgtgtgtgtgtgtgtgtgtgtgtgtgtgtgtatgtgtgtgcgctcatGATGTGCATTTGAACGGCTGACTGTATCCTGATTAAGTTAGTAATAGCAAAAAACGACAAAGAAGCGACGCATCCATGCCTAGTGCTTTTATGCCCTTTTGTGGAGAAGCTTCCATCTCTGATGCAGTATATTTAAGGCTATCTCTGAAAAAACGACTAGGCAGTTAGTGACAAAGAGAGTAAACCAGGTAGCTGGCACACACCCCACTCTCTTAGTTCGGTTACTGAAGGCACTGGATGGAAAAAAAGAGTGTCTCATTCCCTCCCTCTTATGTTACCCTCCTCTTTTCTACATGGTCTACCTGTTCCAATGGTCCACATTCTTGTCcctgttttgtattttttgtctctctccctctccctggctCTGTCTACAACAGTGAGCAGCGCTTCTTGGGCTTGGTTTCTGGGGGCTCCAGTGCAGCCAGGATGGCCTCATCAAACACATTCTTCAGACCTCTctgaaaaggggggaaaaaagataaTAGGAAATATGAGAATAAGAgaataaaagacaaaaaaaacaaaaaaaaagacaaaaaaaacaaaacaagaaataAGAAAAACTCGTAACAGGAGGGAAACAAAGGGAATTTACAGCTGTTatctacacacatctacactatGCAAAAGTTATTAAGAACTTTTCTGGCATGAAGTATGACCTTCTATAATCATGACCCGTGAATGTTCTTTCATTGTACTGCTGCACTATAGATGTCTGCTAAcaagacattttttttcaagGTAGGAATGAGGGTTTTATATAAAGTTTTTTCCTGCATGGCTGAGAACAAAGTCTCAGACGGACACAGCCAGTGAGTGGTACGCAAAGACTCTTCTCACTGATTGGTGGTTACCTGGGTGAGGGCAGAGCACTCCACGTATTTGACTGCCCGCAGGTCTCGCGCCAGCTTGTCTCCGCTCTCGGGTGATATGGGCCGCTGCTTGTTCTTAGCCAGTTTCTCCACCGTGTTGCTGTCGTCTCTCAAGTCCACCTGGGTACCGACCAGCAGGAACGGAGTCCGGGGACAGTGGTGCGAGATTTCTGGTACCCACTGCAGAACAGAAGAGGACAAACAAGTGCACTGGGGTGAGACGAGAGAGCGACAAAGAATCGTGATGACTGCATGCAAAATACCGCGCCTTTTAgtttttaagcccccaacatcATATTCGAGGCAGCGTTGCAttgaaggcactagggttaggtaagggttagggttaggtgccttgaagccGACGatcgcagcgctgccttgaagtcaacagtgggggcttaaaacaccatcgagcaaaTACTGCAGACAGTGCATATGTGAGAAAATAAACCGTCTCTGAGAAATGTCAAAAGGTGGGAGAATTTACCCTTCCCCATATTCTTCCTTTAGCATCATATGACTTaactttagacacacacacacacagttctgtgtttacacagaaacacagaggcATGAAAAGACAGTTATGTGTATTCATAGCTGTCTGGATGTGCGGTCCAGACTGCCAACCAATTAGAACAAAAAATGTGACCTTCAGGCCTGGGCTACTCCAGGTCCACAAGTGAAGCGCTTCGTTTGCAgagcgtaaaaatagttttagaagactggtctaatgtTTTTGAACGTACGCACCGCTATCACGTCTagtgtaaccagtttcattgactacagagctaattgttgcagcagacgctccGTGAACGGAATACTTCAGTGACGTGCTTGGGTGTAACCTCCCTGTCAGACTTCTTCACCATAGTGTGATCAAACTCATCTCAAGCCAACCAtctgtacactacacacatgcacacagccttATTGGGGGACCAACCTTCTCCCGGACGTTTTCGAAGGACGAGGGTGACACACTGGAGAAGCAGACGAGGAAGACGTCGGTCTGGGGGTAGCTGAGGGGTCGCAGCCTGTCGTAGTCCTCTTGACCTAAGGGGTGGTGAGATGGTAGACACTAATGACACACAACTCACCCAAAGGGTCAAAACCTCACAGGAAAAGAACATTGTCAACCTCTGTTTCTGACACGTCAAACATCCCATCTACTGGCCCCAGTTACAGTAAATGATAAGATATAGTTATTCAGAGAGCATGACAAACATGACTGCGTATCTAAAATGAAAATGCTGGCGAATGGTAAGTGACAGCTGACATTTAATATGTGAAGCCAAAGGCTCCATTTTCTCCTGTCAGGCAGTGGATAAGGGAGATGGGAGTGCCAGTTTAAGGGTTCACGTAGTAACCAGTAAACAGACCTCAGCTCAAGGAAGTTGGACTTAGACCAGTAAAGTGGTTGAGgactctatatatatatatatatatatatatatatatatatatatatatatatatatatatatatatatatatatatatatatatatatatatacatatatatatataatatatcttAGGAAAACAGTACTTAGTATTCAGCATACTTAAAACCACCATGTCAAACACGTTTAACAAGTTGTAGATTTGAACTTGTTAACCCTGAAACAACTGAGCACTTAACAGAAAGCATTAAACACAGATTCTGTACTGACAGTGACATGTCCaatatttctgtattataatAACAAGAGGCCACTAGGTAGAAGGGGTTGAAATGGGTTGGCTTTACCTGCAGTATCAAACAGACCCAGAGTGTACGGCTCCCCACCAATCATTACAGTCACTGCATAGTTATCGAATACctacagagagaaaggaggagaaagacaTGTTATTCTATACGTTATTCAATATGTTATTCAATATGGAAAGTTCCTCCTGCCCACAATAGAGcagacaaaaataaaagatgcaCAACAGGTCTGTCAGACCGGCCAGGGTGTAACGTGACACTCCTGGCCTCGGGAGTCCTCACTttcaccccacccacccaccccacccaccccacctcttCCTCCACTACTGCCTTTGCTcttttcctcccttcctctgtaagtcactcttcctctccccatAGAGCTTTTGGGACCACTCATCCCCACTTATTTCTCCTCCCTTTAGTCTCTTGATGCAAGTGTGAAGAGACGACTCCTCTGGCTTTTTCAGAGAACCACCCAGTTTCTCAGTGTTCACATGTGAACAGCTGCCTGTGAAAAAGACCCTGAGGTGTTCGatgtgtcatgttttttttttttctcttctttcttttcttctttctaaaGAAACCTAACAGGGCTGAAATGTTTTACAGTGTCATGGTGGCTCATAGGATGTAACAGGGTGGCGGAATGCTGAAATTGCTGGAATGGTTTGATTTTTAACCTCCTCCAAGATGGCCACTTGTGGCATGGGCCCTGTGTGGTGCTTAATTCATCGAAAGcgtgagggacagagagaatcCCTGAATCAGCCGGTTCACCGCCCAGCATCGGTTTGTGATGATGCAGGCCAACTTGTCCTCTCAAGTCACACACTTTAATTTACCTTTCCAACGCAACTGCACCCAACGGCACACAGGGGATCCATCTCCCCCGACTGGACACAGGCCAGCTCTGCTCTCAACATTATTGGGGGGAGCAAACCTTTAGTGCACACCACAGCTATTTGGTGGGGGGCTGCAAAAAAAGGTGGCAAAAAGGAAAATTTACTCCGTCTCAGCCATCATAGGAAGCAAGCAGATATGGAAacggagatttttttttttatccttaaGCGTTGACTGTTATAAATGGAAGGACTTCAATTGTAAATCTATGTGAGCCATGTAGGCCTGTCACCTTCGTCTGTCACCAATGACTCTCCCTAAAGTATTTGGAtcttgttttccttgcttgcctttcagatccaaataaaagcatttaaATGTGCATGCATACCGTGTTTAATAGAAAACAATCTGCGAGTAGTCAGCCTATGTGTCAGAAAAAGACTACTATACAGTGAAGTAAGAGCAGGCAGCGCAGCGGAAATATCAACACACCACCTCCATGACTCTACCTTGTCCTCACGtttaacatagcctacactCAGTAAATAAACAACAGCAGTCAGCAGATTCCACAACATTATTCAGTGTGtctttgctgtgctgtgcacaTCCTCGCTCACATTAAAAGTTAAAGTTAAGTTGGGACTCTGACGGTCAACTCGAGTATCCAATAGGAGTTCTGTCAAAGCCTGACCAGCCTCTCCCAGGATCAGTCTGCTTGGCTGAATCCTGACGTAAAGAAGGCTGTAACATGTCAAGACATGGAGGAAGGCAGAGACCTACCTCCACCTGTGCCTCAGTACACGTGGGAACACATATCTGTCCTCCCCATACTAAACCACAACACAGAAAGCCAGAAAGCCTAAGGATATCTCCTTAGCTATGAAATTGGCATAAGATTCTTACATGACTAGCTATCAACTAAAACAACAGAGTGGAGAATCAAgctaattaatattttttctctCGTCAAATCCAATTGGTCCAGTTGCATCTTGCCTTTTGCGTCAGTTAGCATTGACAAACACCTAGACAAAACACGGCAAAAATACTGTAGGTAAGAGTGCCTTCAGGGTAGCTTTACATTTTTTGTAGTTCTGCCTTCATACACATTGTCCCTCACAAAACCACAAACTgtgccctccctctccatcctgtTCTCCTTGCCCTGTCCACCCTGTTccctttctttcaaagccatgGCTCTCCTCTAACctttcctccttccttcctccttaACCCCAGCCCTGCCTGAACATGTTCGGCCTTTGGCTTACCGTGGGCACATATTCTGAGGGGAACTTGTTGGTTGTGTAGGAGATCAGCAGACATGTCTTTCCCACAGCACCATCGCCCACCACCACGCACTTTATGGTCTGCATCTGGAtcacagagagggacagagagagagagagagagagagagagagagagatagggaccagggagagacagggagtgaGATGCAAGGCCTTAAGTGCAATGTTAATACAACACAAACAGATTGTTGGCGCATAACACGCAGGAAGAATGCCATGCATCTTGATATGTGAATGATGGCAGTGTAGACAATGAGCCGTCAGACAGCCTAAACAGGGAGGCAGTGTGAGGTGGTGTTTACTCCACAACACTCACGATTGGCCGTGTGACCAGCTAGTTGCTCTGCTAAACAAAATACCTGTTCACAGAttagggggtggggttggggttcacatgactaatccAAGGGTTTTTCCGAGTTATGGTATTCAGGAGACGAGATATCCACTTCCACTGAAACCACAGTCGTTGTATAGAGCAATACTGTAGAGAATTACATAACCTATACCTGAGTCACCTCAATGACACCAACCCTACTTAAATATATGCATGTATAACATGTTGCAAATACAAGACATCATATACGTGTACTGTAAACAGCTCTCTAGTTAGCTGACGTTAATCTACCACAACACAACTTTCCAAGAGAAACGTTAGCTAATGTTAATTGTTAGCTTGTGTTAGCTAGCGAGCTATCCCTAGTTTTGATGTTTCAAAACAAAAGATCAGTCTCACTGCGATACCTCAATCAACACCACAGCGGTCCTTATACCGCTGCCACAAATTGCACGGTTTTACTATCAAAGGTGTTTAAATATGAATGAAAGTTATTATGTTGCTCACCAGCTAATGTTGACGTTACATTCCCTCTaaaataacgttaacgttaatttCAAtcttaacgttagctaacactGAGTAAACGGAAACGTAAACTAAGTTAGCACTTATGTTAGCCTTTGTTGTAATCTATGTTACACAGCGCAGCCGCTTCTTTTCCTCGATTCCTGTATATGACATTATCCAGAAGAATATGAAAATATGGGATGACAACAAAGTGAATTTAACTGAGATTCGTAAAATGCACTACTCTCACCGGGCGGCTTTGCTAACATTCCGTCACTTAGCCTCTAGCGTTAGCGTTACCTGCTAGCAAGCAACGGTTAGCATTATTTAAGACAATACCACCTAGAAACAAAAGTAGAATATATTCAGAAGAATCCCTGTTGTAGACCGGATAATACTGTAAATGTCATTCATATTTATAAAATCATACAAACACTACCGTTTCGGCCTTTACAATTAGTAAAAAACAGCACCATAAAAATCACAACCACTCACCGTTTCTGTCAAAAGAGAGGCGTTGTTACATCCGGGAGTTGTGTCGGTAAGAGCTCATTACGGAGTAGGCGTGTCTTATTGTCATCTTAGGAAATCTTAGGAATTTTACCAGCCTGTTATCTGACAGCATAAAATGAGACTTCATGTGTCTAAATCACTGCCCACGCGTCGTCTGCTTACTTAATACAAACATGTGAACTGAATTTCACCACGACATGAAGCTGTCAAAATGAAAATTCTGAACTGTTTACCATTCTGTATGTTAAACCTGCAGGCCTTTAAAACAAAGTTTCAATTAGGCCTACTTGGCCATTGCTTGTATTTCATATTCCCTGAAAGTATGAACTTGGGGAAATTAGGCCTCAGGGCAAGCACAACTTTGTAGTCTATGCCATTTaaattctatatatatatatatatatatatatatatatataaaaagcgGCTGGGCTATGACAGTTTAACTGAGGGTTTACCTATGTGTTAAGGGCTTTCCCCGAAAACACTGCCCACTCGACACTCAGCCAACACAAGCTACTGTGTGTGGGCCACAGCTGGGCCAAGAGAAACAATAAGAGtcattttactgtgtgtgtgccacacctGAGCCAGAGCAAATTCTTTGTGTCAGTTATCAGTGACTGGGCCATTTTTGGGCCGGGGATCAAGCCAAGAAGTGGGCCAACACTGAGGCAACCCTGTGGCAAGGTAGTGGTCCAGAGGCGGGCCAGACAAATTTTGCTATGTGGGTCTGAATGGTGCTGTTGTAGACCTATGCTTAGAGCAACATCTAAACCATACATCCTCAAGATGCCAGAGGTGTTAGtacatgttaaaaaaaaaaaacatgttcattGACGTTCTGGGCATGTCAAGACAAGGTGGATCAACGGAAAGTCAGAAGCtgcaagagaatgtgtgtgtgtgtgtgtgtgtacaacggAAAGTCAGAAGCTGCaagagaatttgtgtgtgtgtgtgtgtacaacggAAGGTCAGAAGCtgcaagagaatgtgtgtgtgtgtgtgtacatctttctatcagtgtgtgtgtgtgtgtgtgtgtgtgtgtgtgtgtgtgtgtgtgttcatgtgtcctTGCCCTGCCCTCTGGGCCTTGGAACTACAGAACTCTTTGGACTAGATCTCCACTCAAGAGAACTGTCAGATGTGATATGCCATCACGGCAGGAGCTCTCTAGGAATGTACACATCGTGACACATCCAAAGCCAGTATCACTCAGTGCCCTGGAATTCC from Alosa alosa isolate M-15738 ecotype Scorff River chromosome 20, AALO_Geno_1.1, whole genome shotgun sequence includes the following:
- the LOC125285243 gene encoding cell division control protein 42 homolog, giving the protein MQTIKCVVVGDGAVGKTCLLISYTTNKFPSEYVPTVFDNYAVTVMIGGEPYTLGLFDTAGQEDYDRLRPLSYPQTDVFLVCFSSVSPSSFENVREKWVPEISHHCPRTPFLLVGTQVDLRDDSNTVEKLAKNKQRPISPESGDKLARDLRAVKYVECSALTQRGLKNVFDEAILAALEPPETKPKKRCSLL